One window from the genome of Pempheris klunzingeri isolate RE-2024b chromosome 7, fPemKlu1.hap1, whole genome shotgun sequence encodes:
- the ptgs1 gene encoding prostaglandin G/H synthase 1: protein MREFSIFSIWMFINLLLLKSSSCASVVNPCCYYPCENSGVCVRFGSDRYECDCTRTGFYGENCTVPEFWTRIRLMLKPSPTTVHFILTHFQWFWDFVNSSFLQDTFMRLVLTVRSDLIPSPPTYNTKYGYLNWESYYNISYYTRLLPPVPEDCPLPMGTKGKAILPDPKILAERFFKRKKFRPDPQGTNLMFAFMAQHFTHQFFKTDHHVKGSFTKALGHGVDASNIYGDNLMRQLQLRLHKDGKLKYQLVDGEMYPPTVSEVPVHMVYPEGFPPEQRFVIGQEIYGILPGLTMYATIWLREHNRVCDVLKAEHPTWDDEQLFQTTRLIIIGEIINIITEEYVQHLSGYLLKLKFDPSLLFNVRFQYSNRIALEFCHLYHWHPLMPDSFFIDGDEITYPQFIYNTSILMHYGVEKLVDAFSRQPAGQIGGGQNSHEAVLKVSEMVIRESRATRVQPFNQYRKKFNLKPYTSFYEFTGDIEMARGLEELYGDIDALEFYPGVMLEKTRPTGIFGESMVEMGAPFSLKGLLGNPICSPEYWKPSTFGGETGFSIVKTSTLKKLVCLNTKWCPYVDFHVPRNDEEAKPRKPSSEL from the exons tgaATCCCTGTTGTTACTACCCATGTGAGAATTCAGGAGTGTGCGTGAGATTTGGCTCAGACCGCTACGAATGTGACTGCACTCGCACTGGTTTCTATGGAGAAAACTGCACTGTTC CGGAGTTCTGGACCAGAATTCGTCTAATGTTGAAGCCCAGCCCGACGACAGTCCACTTCATCCTCACACACTTCCAGTGGTTCTGGGACTTCGTCAACAGCTCTTTCCTGCAAGACACGTTCATGAGATTAGTGCTGACAG TCAGAAGCGACCTCATCCCCAGCCCCCCGACATACAATACTAAATATGGATACCTCAACTGGGAGTCCTACTACAACATCTCCTACTACACCCGGCTCCTCCCTCCTGTGCCTGAAGACTGCCCTTTGCCAATGGGGACTAAAG GTAAAGCTATTCTTCCGGATCCCAAAATCTTGGCTGAGAGGTTTTTTAAGAGGAAGAAGTTCAGGCCAGATCCTCAGGGAACCAATCTGATGTTTGCCTTCATGGCCCAGCACTTCACCCACCAGTTTTTCAAGACAGACCATCATGTCAAGGGGTCCTTCACCAAGGCTTTAGGACATGGG gtagatgCAAGCAATATTTATGGAGACAACCTCATGCGACAGCTTCAACTCCGGCTTCATAAAGATGGGAAGCTGAAATATCAG TTAGTGGATGGTGAGATGTACCCTCCTACAGTATCTGAGGTCCCTGTGCACATGGTGTATCCTGAGGGTTTCCCTCCAGAGCAGCGGTTTGTCATCGGTCAGGAGATATATGGCATCCTGCCGGGCCTCACCATGTACGCCACCATATGGCTCAGGGAGCATAACAGAGTGTGTGACGTCCTGAAGGCAGAACATCCCACCTGGGACGATGAGCAGCTCTTCCAGACCACCAGGCTCATCATCATTG GGGAGATAATCAACATAATAACTGAAGAGTACGTGCAGCACCTGAGTGGTTACCTGCTGAAGCTCAAGTTCGATCCCTCGCTCCTCTTCAATGTACGTTTCCAGTACAGCAACCGCATCGCTCTGGAGTTCTGCCACCTCTACCACTGGCACCCGCTGATGCCTGACAGCTTCTTCATTGACGGAGATGAAATCACATACCCCCAGTTTATTTACAACACGTCCATCCTCATGCACTACGGGGTGGAGAAACTGGTGGACGCCTTCTCTCGACAGCCTGCAGGACAG atAGGTGGAGGTCAAAACTCTCATGAAGCCGTGCTCAAAGTGTCAGAAATGGTCATCAGAGAGTCTCGAGCAACACGAGTCCAGCCCTTCAATCAATACAGGAAGAAGTTTAACCTAAAGCCATACACCTCTTTTTATGAATTTACAG GTGACATAGAAATGGCCAGAGGTTTAGAGGAACTCTATGGTGACATAGATGCTTTGGAGTTTTACCCCGGCGTCATGCTGGAGAAAACACGTCCTACTGGGATATTTGGTGAGAGTATGGTGGAGATGGGTGCTCCCTTCTCCCTGAAGGGCCTGCTGGGAAACCCTATCTGCTCCCCTGAGTACTGGAAGCCCAGCACCTTTGGGGGAGAGACGGGCTTCAGTATCGTCAAAACGTCCACTTTGAAGAAACTTGTGTGCCTCAACACCAAGTGGTGTCCATACGTGGACTTCCACGTTCCCCGAAATGATGAGGAGGCAAAACCAAGGAAACCATCCAGCGAACTTTAG
- the pmpca gene encoding mitochondrial-processing peptidase subunit alpha: MATHMSRCRTWSRVQRFGIAAYRKYSSGGGYPNISLSSPLPGIPKPVFASVDGQEKYETKITTLENGLKVASQNKFGQFCTVGILVNSGSRHEAKYPSGIAHFIEKLAFSSTAQYGSKDEILLTLEKHGGICDCQTSRDTTMYAVSAEVKGLDTVVSLLSDAVLQPRLLDEEIEMTRMAVRFELEDLNMRPDPEPLLTEMIHAAAYRANTVGLPRFCPADNVDKIDKKVLHGYLRNYYSPERMVLAGVGIEHEQLVDCARKYLLGVKPVWGTSTPANVDLSVAQYTGGIVKMEKDMSDVSLGPTPIPELTHIMIGLESCSFLEDDFIPFAVLNMMMGGGGSFSAGGPGKGMFTRLYLNVLNRHHWMYNATSYHHSYEDSGLLCIHASADPRQVREMVEIITREFIQMAGSAGEMELERAKTQLKSMLMMNLESRPVIFEDVGRQVLSTGKRKLPHELCDLISNVTAGDIKRVTTKMLRSKPAVAALGDLTELPSYEHIQAALSSKDGRLPRMYRLFR, from the exons ATGGCGACTCACATGTCGAGGTGTAGAACCTGGAGTCGTGTTCAAAG GTTTGGAATCGCAGCTTACAGAAAGTACAGCAGTGGCGGCGGATACCCAAATATCTCCCTCTCTTCACCGCTGCCCGGGATCCCCAAGCCAGTGTTTGCATCTGTGGATGGTCAGGAAAAGTATGAGACCAAGATCACAACTCTAGAAAATGGCCTCAAAGTCGCTTCCCAAAACAAATTTGGCCAATTCTGCACAGTTGGAA TTTTAGTAAATTCTGGATCCAGACATGAGGCAAAGTACCCGAGTGGAATAGCACACTTCATAGAGAAACTCGCCTTTTCT TCCACAGCTCAGTACGGGAGTAAAGATGAAATTCTCCTCACGCTGGAAAAACATGGAGGGATTTGTGACTGCCAAACATCGAG AGATACCACCATGTACGCAGTGTCTGCTGAAGTAAAAGGTCTGGACACAGTGGTCAGTCTTCTATCCGATGCTGTTCTACAGCCTCGCCTGTTGG ATGAAGAGATCGAGATGACCAGAATGGCGGTACGCTTTGAGTTAGAAGATCTAAACATGAGGCCAGACCCTGAGCCCTTACTCACCGAGATGATCCATGCT GCCGCATATCGAGCCAACACGGTCGGCCTGCCTCGCTTTTGTCCTGCAGACAATGTGGACAAGATTGACAAGAAAGTGCTTCACGGCTACCTGCGTAACTACTACAGTCCTGAGCGGATGGTGCTGGCTGGAGTCGGCATCGAGCACGAGCAGCTCGTTGACTGCGCCAGGAAATACTTGCTGGGTGTGAAACCAGTGTGGGGAACGAGTACTCCGGCCAACGTGGACCTCTCTGTCGCCCAGTACACTGGTGGCATCGTCAAG ATGGAGAAGGATATGTCAGATGTGAGTCTTGGCCCAACCCCGATCCCAGAGCTCACCCACATCATGATCGGCCTGGAGAGCTGCTCCTTCCTG GAGGACGACTTCATCCCATTTGCGGTGCTCAACATGATGATGGGTGGAGGTGGCTCCTTTTCTGCAGGAGGACCTGGGAAAGGCATGTTCACCCGCCTGTACCTGAACGTGCTCAACAG GCATCATTGGATGTACAATGCCACTTCCTACCATCATAGCTATGAGGACAGTGGTCTGCTGTGTATCCATGCCAGTGCGGACCCCAGACAG GTGCGAGAAATGGTGGAGATAATAACCAGAGAGTTCATTCAGATGGCTGGCAGTGCGGGAGAG ATGGAACTGGAGAGGGCCAAGACTCAGCTCAAATCTATGCTGATGATGAACCTTGAGTCCCGGCCGGTTATTTTTGAAGATGTTGGTCGCCAGGTTCTGTCCACAGGAAAGAGAAAGCTGCCACATGAACTGTGCGATCTAATAA GCAACGTGACGGCTGGTGACATCAAAAGAGTGACCACCAAGATGCTGCGCAGTAAGCCCGCAGTAGCAGCTCTGGGAGACCTGACGGAGCTGCCCTCGTACGAACACATCCAGGCCGCCCTGTCCAGCAAGGACGGACGTCTTCCCCGCATGTATCGCCTCTTCCGATAA